AAAAACCATACAAATATCGACTAAACCTTGTCCAAAATGTAGAACACCTACCGAAAGAGATggtatttataaaaactttataTCAAATTGGTCGATTCTCTGTTCTCGAAAAATATCTCGGAATTGTTATTTCCTTAGGTGGATGTATGCATATGGTGTGTACACGAGCAGGCTGTGGTTTTCAGTGGTGTTGGGTTTGCCAAACTCAATGGACGAGAGATTGTATGGGTAGTCATTGGTTCGgataaattatgtaaatttaacgttaatttttataactatcgttattactaatttattttttgacaaTGTAATTTATCAACAATaggataaattattttcttgtcacaaagtatttttgtaaatctttTGTTCCATACTAGTAGAGTATACTTTATCGTAATTTCTTTAGAATTCGTTAAATTTATCTAACAACCTTGTGTTTTCAATAGATGCAgtaaaaattgatttgttaTAGGATTGATacctgtatatgtgtgtatgtatgtcgaTAGATatacctatctctttctatacatttgtaataacataaacaaatataatttgataaaattcagaatgaaatatatcagATTTATgcgttatacttttttttctgaatatatttatatttgtggGAAGATATACTTACGAGTAAGATGTACTTGGAACTTCCGTATGATTAAGGACGATACGAAAATATATGAGTCATTAAATAGGAAAGTCTTCGATGAGAAATATCATTATCTAAGGCCACTTGAAAATCCGATTAGTCGATACTCGCTAGAACGTTCGTTCAAAtctatacgaatatatatgtatagtttcGTAGAAAGAAACTTcacttaatatattattcgatcgtaCGTACTATAAACGTAAATCAAATTGCCGTTGTTTGAGGAGCAGGTGGTGGTGTTAAAGGCGTCCAAGCGTTAGTCTGTTGATCGGTATTAGCCAGTTGATTGTTTTGTCGATGATGATTGTGACGATCTATTACCACAGCTAGGCATCTGCGTTCGTCATCAGATTGTACATTATTTAGAGTTTCGACAGTTTGATTAGGACAAACAGCAGTTACGTGTTGATGTTCCTTAGAAGGATCATCGTATTCTCCAGCATTTGGTGACGTAGTTTCGGTTTGTGGAAGAGGTTGAAGATGTAACATTTGCATATTGTGATGCTGTTGTTTGTGTAAATGTTGATCAGGTGTTGTCGATTGTACCGGAGATACAGGTGCATGATGATACTCATGAACCGAATATTCCGCTGGATTGGCTGAAGGAATTGTCTCGTTATCGGTTGGATGTAGAACGTGATGTAGTCCACCGTGAGATACCGTAGTATAAGGTGGCATCTGATGATGGAgatgtaaatttaaatttaaataggattgttgttgttgctgttgctgttgttgatgatgttgttgttgatcGGATAGAGCCATGGAATGTATCCAAGCGGAGGAGTCTGAATTATGGGGATGATCTTGTGACATTGAATTGCAAGGTAAACTTGCCGGGACGTAGAGTGTACATCCGGTCACACTGGTCGGTGTCATCGTTCCAACGACTGTTCTAGCTAGCGTAGTATGCGAGGAAGATGTTGGTGATGGCGAAGGTGAAGCTGCCCATTCttgtggaggtggaggtggtatGCACGCTGGATTCAAACTTTGTAACGATTCCGGACTTCGTGGTGACCAACTGGATGGTGTCACGTAGGTCGTTGAATGTAGGAGTGGTACGGTCCCATATGGATCTAAATGTTCCTCTGAAGTTTAAATAGAAttcaattatttgttatttttttttttttataggaagATAATTCAACACATCGTTATACCAACCATCTTGAGCATATTTGTGTCTCAAAGAATATGGTGTTACCCTACAAGTATTTCTACGTCCACCAGTAGAAACCGTGTAAGAATGAGTAAGATGATTGTTAACCACGTTTTGTGCTTGATTTTGAGGCGCCATTATTCCGGACGTTGTACTATACTCGCATCCCATCGTTGGCTGCGGTATGAACCAAGCGCTTGAGTCTATAATTTTCGAATGGCGAAGTGTTAGTTTTCAAGCGTTAGTACTTCAAAGTGCGTCGAAAGTTCAATGTTATTCGTATATTAGACTCACATTGAGGATACGTTTGAGTGTCAGTTGGTCTTTCTTTTGCATCCAAAAAAGCTTTAGCAAatggattatattttatcttcaaGCTCGTCACTTCCTCGTTCTGATACGCTGTCACCGCTATGAACTGTGTCTCGGGGAAACGATAGGTGAGAACCTGTGATAATCGAAATTCTTTCAATACTTAAACATACTTTATTTTaccttgttttttcttttcttttctatacgTCATTGACTCGATGACTCTTACATTTAGTCAGAAAATCTTATTTACACGTTcgaacgttttctctctctcttgacgTTTTCGAATTTGCGTAGAAACGCATAGGTACCTATATCCATATTGACTAAACATGTTTCGACTTATTCTAACATACTGAAACCGTAATGCAAACTCTTCGCGTTAAGAACGTATACAGAATCATAAAATGATGCGAAACGTTGCTTACAGTTCTCTGTTCCTCGGCTCCAACTCGAACCAGATGCACACGCGGCTCGTATTTGTGTAGCGAATTTAACATGATTTGTCCGTTCCCGTTAGCCTTGTTGGTGAGTTTCACCTTGGCGAATGATATTGCTTCTTTCATCCAGTGTGCACCAAAATTTGGACTCTCTGGATGAACGTAAATCGGATTTGGAGGTGCTATTTCTGCCTTTCCACCGGGAACCCATTCACCGTTTACGTATTTCCatctattttttaacaaagtttttcttctgttatacaatatatatatatatatatatatatatatatatatatataaatgatataatgtgATACTAAAGTTCCGAATATTCTCACCTATGAGGATCTACTTGTACGAATTCGAGCAAAAGAGTATACATGGCTGCCGGTTCCAAGCCTTGTGCTAATACTTTAACCACCGGAAACATTCgtctaaagagagaaaagtcaaCGATATTTCATTTAGATTCAAGTTTGAACCACGTCGGTTTTGttaacagaagaaaagaatttttctctcaGTGAACAATATACGTTGGTAGTGCAAGAAGCAAATCTGCTAGGCATTATTATTAGACCAATTAGCTTAATTTACAACTTTGTGTTCTACTTCTTATATACTTTGTCTTTGTCTACTTCTCAATGACCTTACATTTGATTacgatgattaataaaaatgattacacGATTGTTCTTTACGACGAATTATTTTCGTAAATGatatttcgtaagaaaaaaagaaacgaatttcgtgatttttcatttgattatattattcttttctttgtgcATGGGGGACCTATATCGTTGTTcaacaattttctttgaagACAGTCCGCCGGCAGAACTTCAGAAGTTGCAGGTGTGCCATCGGACCGACCGTCGAACATTCTACGAAGAAGAATCGTGAGTATCGTAAAGTTTTATTACCGACACAATACTATACTTCTTTATTCTCCAACCGAATtatgtttctttcattcgagATATTCCTTTTCGGAGTCGATCATTAGTCGCGCGTGCCTACTCGATCTTGATTATTAAGGCACGGCAGGTAAATAAGAATAGACACATAGATTCGTTgatcgttagaaaaataattaattacaatgttTAAAGTATAGGTGTATTACGAATACATTTGGAAATTCCTAAAATCCTTTCAACAAgtcttatcatttattaagaaaaatgtttcatatttaaacaattttacagTCTTCATCTCTGATAGGCACGAATAGAAGATTTCCTTATGTTctctatgataaaaatattcaacgtAAATGAATAAAGATAGATCGAATATATTCTTAAGTTTTAGATGATCAAGTGCGATAGCGATCAAACTTAAGCAATCGGATGAAgtaggaattaaaaaatttggtCGTCAGCATTCTTACCTTCCATTCTTCGTGACGATCATCTCGTTAGTGATACACTGAAATCTAGTCCATAATTCTCTGTCCtctaacgaaagagagaggggtaaGTTCTGATTGGAGGACATCGACGTAACGCAGATATTTTGCCTGGACAAAGAATCTCGATCATCGTTTGATTTCTTATTGGTTTCTTTAGACATTGTTCTAGCTTGTCCACCATCCTCTTCTTGTTCTAACTCATGTTCGTTTTCGGTATCTTGTCGCTCCTGTCCTCTCTGTCGTTCCTTTTCTCGACAGGAAGAATGTACAGGAGATACACCGAGACTCGTATTGCCTGATTgcatctttctattttttcctcctctctgtctctctttctttctttttaatttttctcgtcGATCAATCAAGTCACGTTTTTCCCTTTCCAAAGTCTCTAGTTCGATTAGACGAAGTTGACGAATACGATAAGCGATTAGAAAAAGGTTGATatgaaaagagatggaaaatgGAGAAGCTGGTACAACGATACGGATGAAtgtttgaaagagagaaagaaagaaagaaagaaagagagagtgatagataggtagataggcagatagatagatagatagatagacggatagaaagaaagaaagaaagaaagaaagaaagaaagaaagaaagaaaaaaagaaagaaagaaaaagagagggagtggAGAACGTTGAACGCGGATGTCGTCGGTCGCACCTAGCAACACCGATTTCAACTGGTGACCAGCCCTCGTGGCCAGGACTCGTAACACTTGGGCGCGATATTTCACACTATCCGGCGAAGACGAGCCGAAGACTGACGGGCGACACCTCTCAGTTTCTCCCGGACGacctttccttctctatctcttggCGGTGGCCGGCTCCTAAAAGAAACGGCACCATCCTCCCTGGCTGACCAACTCCGTTACGGTGCTCCTTGGGTGCTAATTAAGAGCCAGGAATTAGAAAGAGCTtggcctctctctctttctctcttaccccgtctcccttttctctctcttcttcatcatGGTACTGCCGCAAACATGGCAGTACGTATCATGTTCTTTCTGTATTGGCTGTAGTCCCTGCAAGCTGCTCGGTACACCGAACGAAACGATTTCACTGGTCCCCTCTTCGTTCTAGGCCATTCAAGGACGCTATTTGTCACCGCCTCTAATCCTACTCGCAAGCCAACCGACGTTCGACTTCACTTTACGATCTCATCATGGTTGGCTGATTCATCGTGTAGTAGACGGAGAGTTTGTCAGTCCGCCCATCAACTTGACCGATCGCCAGCTCCTCCTGAAGTTTCTTCGTCAACGGCAGACGATGTGTGACCCCCTCGTGTGACCTCGCTTCCGGACTTCGCGATATCAACTCGTGAACGAGCTACGAGATTTCAACCGATCGTTTTACTTCGTCACACTTCTTAATTCGTTCTATCGGTGCTTCTCTTGGACTTTTTCGAGGTTAGATATCCAACGATCttgtttttatatcgtatatttaattta
This is a stretch of genomic DNA from Vespula vulgaris chromosome 2, iyVesVulg1.1, whole genome shotgun sequence. It encodes these proteins:
- the LOC127072882 gene encoding T-related protein, which codes for MQSGNTSLGVSPVHSSCREKERQRGQERQDTENEHELEQEEDGGQARTMSKETNKKSNDDRDSLSRQNICVTSMSSNQNLPLSLSLEDRELWTRFQCITNEMIVTKNGRRMFPVVKVLAQGLEPAAMYTLLLEFVQVDPHRWKYVNGEWVPGGKAEIAPPNPIYVHPESPNFGAHWMKEAISFAKVKLTNKANGNGQIMLNSLHKYEPRVHLVRVGAEEQRTVLTYRFPETQFIAVTAYQNEEVTSLKIKYNPFAKAFLDAKERPTDTQTYPQYSSAWFIPQPTMGCEYSTTSGIMAPQNQAQNVVNNHLTHSYTVSTGGRRNTCRVTPYSLRHKYAQDEEHLDPYGTVPLLHSTTYVTPSSWSPRSPESLQSLNPACIPPPPPQEWAASPSPSPTSSSHTTLARTVVGTMTPTSVTGCTLYVPASLPCNSMSQDHPHNSDSSAWIHSMALSDQQQHHQQQQQQQQQSYLNLNLHLHHQMPPYTTVSHGGLHHVLHPTDNETIPSANPAEYSVHEYHHAPVSPVQSTTPDQHLHKQQHHNMQMLHLQPLPQTETTSPNAGEYDDPSKEHQHVTAVCPNQTVETLNNVQSDDERRCLAVVIDRHNHHRQNNQLANTDQQTNAWTPLTPPPAPQTTAI